The proteins below are encoded in one region of Chitinophagales bacterium:
- a CDS encoding 2-phosphosulfolactate phosphatase has protein sequence MPDKSTLEVCLTPGLLPLYPINGKVVVVIDVLRATTTMCVALDQGAEKVIPVETIDECLSYKGREGYILAGERNGRKVEGFHFGNSPFEFMNGVVKGKILVLTTTNGTRAIKMTESSHQVVIGGFLNFSALAKWLISEGKDTLLLCSGWRDKFNLEDTVFAGALIHHIKEFFLVDSDSAFAAEKLYLNSRRNMFHFMKQSSHYRRLAHLGVINDIKYCLRPDLTDVVPVLKNGELVRADYRKDMEGEFFSLNDLD, from the coding sequence TTGCCTGATAAATCAACCCTGGAAGTTTGCCTTACACCGGGCTTATTACCGCTGTATCCGATCAATGGAAAAGTGGTGGTAGTGATAGATGTCTTGCGGGCAACCACAACCATGTGTGTGGCATTGGATCAGGGTGCCGAAAAGGTTATTCCTGTTGAAACGATTGATGAATGCCTGAGCTACAAAGGGCGGGAGGGCTATATTTTAGCCGGTGAACGCAATGGCAGAAAAGTGGAGGGGTTTCATTTTGGCAATTCACCCTTTGAGTTTATGAATGGCGTAGTGAAAGGTAAAATACTCGTGCTCACCACTACTAACGGCACACGTGCCATCAAGATGACCGAGTCTTCTCACCAGGTGGTGATTGGCGGCTTTCTCAATTTTTCCGCTTTGGCGAAATGGCTGATCAGCGAGGGGAAAGACACTTTATTGCTTTGTTCGGGCTGGCGCGATAAATTTAACCTCGAAGACACCGTGTTTGCAGGCGCACTGATTCATCATATCAAAGAGTTTTTCCTGGTGGATTCCGATTCCGCATTTGCCGCGGAAAAGCTCTACCTTAACTCGAGGCGTAACATGTTTCATTTCATGAAGCAATCGTCTCATTACCGCCGGCTGGCACATCTTGGTGTCATCAACGATATCAAGTACTGCCTTCGCCCCGACTTAACCGACGTGGTGCCGGTACTGAAAAACGGGGAGCTCGTGCGGGCCGACTACCGCAAGGATATGGAAGGAGAATTTTTCTCACTGAATGATCTGGATTAA